The nucleotide window GCTAGTAACTATGCAGCCTTGAAGGTTTTTGAAAGATTAGGTTTTCAATCCTTTTTTGAAAACTTATTTTCAACGCTTAGATGTTCTTCCTGGTGTCTATGGCGCGGTGGACCCACACTGACCCCATCCCGAACTCAGAGGTGAAACGCTGCAGCGGCGAACATACTTGAGGGGTAGCCCTCTGGAAAAATAGCTCGATGCCAGGGTGATTTTTCAAAGAGCCTTCCCATGTGGGAAGGCTTTTTGTTCTCCAAAGTTTTGGATAATTTCCTGAGATAGTCATCCCGAGATAATTATCAGTTTGTCTTAGTCGATGTTTTGAGCTATCATGCTAGTTTGGTTAGCTTTATAAATTTGATCGGCTATGGTTTTTCAAGATCTGCTGCTAGCTTGTGAATTTAGTTACTTGGCTTAATAGCTTTCCTAGCTTGTCAATAAACGTCTTGAATAGGCGGAGGTTTTAGTAGTGGTCAAGAAGGATGTAGTTAAGGAAGATGTTCAAGCTCAAGCAGCTAAGAGTGATTTCAACGCGCTTGCTTTTCTGCAGGAAACCAAGGAAGAGCTTGATAAAGTTGTCTGGCCTAGCAGGCAGCAATTAATTAGTGAATCCCTAGCTGTAATTTTGATGGTGATCCTATCCGCCACTTTGATTTATTTGGTAGATAACTTTTTCAGTTGGGCAGCTAAACAGGTGTTTGGATGACTTTTTCAACCGATGATCCGCATGATCTTCCGCAGATGGAGGATGTTCCTGATGAGTTATCTGGTAGTATAGCTCGCTGGTATGCTGTTCAGGTTGCTTCCAGCTGCGAAAAAAAAGTGAAGGCTAATCTGGAGCAGCGTATCCAAACCATGGATGTAGGAGAGAAGATTCTCCAAGTTGAGATTCCTCAAACGCCAGCTGTTAAGTTTAGACAAGGTAGTAAGCCCCAGTCAACTGAAGAGAAGATATTTCCAGGTTACGTTCTCATCCGGATGATTTTGGATGATGAAACCTGGATGGTTGTTAAGAACACCCCCAATGTGATTAATTTTGTGGGTGCGGAGCAAAAGCGACGGTATGGTCGTGGTCGTGGTCACGTTACCCCCGTACCTTTGAGTTCTACTGAAGTAGAGAGAATCTTTAAACAGGCTCAGGATCAGAAGCCAGTCGTGAAGATTGACATGGCTTCGGGTGACAAGATTCTCGTTCTTTCTGGTCCTTTCAAGGATTTTGAAGGGGAGGTCATTGAGGTTAGTCCAGAGCGTAGTAAATTAAAGGCTCTGTTGTCTATTTTTGGTCGTGATACTCCCGTGGAATTAGAGTTTAATCAGGTTCAAAAACAGAGCTAGTAGATCAATGGCAAAGAAAGTTGTTGCGGTCATTAAGTTAGCGATCACGGCAGGTAAAGCAAACCCTGCTCCTCCCATCGGTCCAGCATTGGGTCAGCATGGTGTGAACATTATGATGTTCTGTAAGGAGTACAATGCCAGAACTGCTGATCAAGCTGGTCTTGTTGTGCCAGTAGAGATCTCAGTTTATGAAGATCGCAGTTTTACGTTTGTCCTTAAAACTCCCCCAGCTTCTGTGTTAATTTGCAAGACCCTGGGGCTCGAAAGAGGATCGAGTGATCCTAAGAAGAAGAAAATTGGAACTCTGACTAAGGCTCAACTGAGGGAAATTGCTCAGACAAAGATGCCTGACTTGAATGCAAATGATATTGAAGCGGCGATGAAAATTATTGAAGGAACAGCCCGTAACATGGGTGTTTCTATTGCTGATTAATCAGCTTCATTGGTGCAGTTCACTTCCTGAACACTCGTTCAATTAGTGGGGGAGAGTTTAAACCTCGTTATTACCCCAAGGAGAAAAAAATGGTTAAGAGATTGTCTCGTCGATTGCGGGAATTGAGTAAGAAGGTCGAGCCCAAAGCTTATGAGCCCCTTGAAGCTCTGAGGCTCCTCAAAGAAACTGCTACGGCCAAATTTTCGGAGTCTGCGGAAGCTCATATTCGTCTGGGTATTGACCCTAAATATACCGATCAACAGCTTCGAACCACTGTGGTTTTACCCAAGGGCACAGGTCTGACCAAGCGGATTGCTGTGATTGCCCGAGGTGAGAAAGTTAATGAAGCTTCTACTTCGGGTGCTGATATTGCTGGTTCGGAAGAGCTGATTCAGGAAATCCAAAAAGGCATGATGGACTTTGATGTTCTGATTGCCACCCCCGACATGATGCCTAAGGTGGCTTCTCTAGGGAAATTGTTGGGTCCTCGTGGTTTAATGCCATCGCCTAAGGGGGGGACAGTTACTTTTGATTTAGCCCAAGCGATTTCTGAATTTAAGGCTGGTAAACTTGAGTTTCGAGCTGATAAGTCAGGTATCGTTCATGTTCTGTTCGGTAAAGCTTCTTTTCCAGAGGATGATCTACTGGTTAACTTGAAGGCTTTGCAGGAAACAATCGATCGAAATCGACCTTCAGGGGCTAAAGGGCGGTATTGGAGGAGCGTGTATATTTCTGCAACAATGGGGCCTTCCATCCAGATGGACATTAACCTGCTGCGGGATCTGAAATTTTCTGATGCAGCATAATTAGGGCTAGTATGTAGCTATCTTCTAACACCTTCAATATTTGAAACGAAAAATCAACTAAGAATCAAATATTTGGAACCAGAGACAGCAGGTGAATATCGCTTAATTTCCTGCCGAGGTTTCATCAGCCTTTCAACTTTCTTGCTTTATGCTGCAAGCTTGAAGTGTCTGATGGAATTCCCCGGCACAGTTGCCGGGGTTTTTTATTGACTGAACTTCAAAACTTTTCTTCAAGAACTAAGGAGGTGATACAAGAATGGGTAGAACACTGGAAGATAAAAAGCAAATTGTTGCTGAGCTCAAAGGACATTTGGATCAGGCCCAGATGGCCCTAATTGTAGATTACAAAGGTTTGAAAGTTTCTGAGATCACCGATTTGCGGAAGCGATTGCGTGCTAGTGGCACGGTTTGCACGGTCACTAAAAATACCTTGATGCAAATTGCGATTGATGGAAATGCTTCCTGGCAACCAATGTCAGAATTCCTCAGCCAATCTTCTGCCTTCCTCTTTGTGAAAGAGGATATTGGCGGTGCAATCAAGGCCTATCAGGACTTTCAGAAAGCCACCAAGAAGACGGAGCTGCGTGGTGGTGTCATGGAGGGTCGTGCCCTGAATCCAGAGGATGTTAAGGCGATCGGCGATCTGCCGTCTAAGGAACAACTCATGGCTCAGGTGGCAGGTGCGATCAATTCTCTGACCGCCAAAGTTGCAATTGGGATTAACGAGATTCCAGGCTCACTGGCGCGTGCGATCAAGGCTATTTCTGAGAAAGAAGCCGCTTAATAGTTTTCATGAATCCCTCAAGATAGGAGTTTTCTATGTCTGCTGTAGCTGAAATTGTTGAAAAGTTGAAGACCCTGACGCTGCTCGAAGCGGCTGAACTGGTTAAGCAAATTGAAGAGACCTTCGGAGTTAGTGCTGCTGCTCCTGTAGGTGCCATGATGATGGCGGCACCCGGTGCTGCTGCTCCTGTTGAAGAGGTTGAGGAGCAAACTGAATTTACCGTCATGCTGGAAGAAGTGCCTGCTGACAAGAAAATTTCGGTGCTTAAGGTTGTCCGTTCCATTACTGGTCTGGGCCTGAAAGAGGCAAAGGACCTGGTAGAGTCAACGCCTAAGGCTGTGAAGGAAGGGGTTAGCAAGGATGATGCTGCTGCTGCCAAGAAAGAGTTGGAGGAAGCAGGCGGTAAGGTATCGATCAAGTAACTTTGGTTGACAACGTTGTGGAAAGGGAGCCTGAAATAGCTCCCTTTTTTGTGGATTTGCGGCGTTGTTGTGATCCTAATGCTGGTTGCTATAAGGTGATTCTTAACCAGTCGTTTGTAAGGACAGTCCGTGAAGGAGACGGGTTGTAATTTGTGGGACAACTGAAATCATTATTGATGGGCAAACTGAGCTGGAAAAGAGCAGTGCGATCGTTAGTCCTGATTTATGGTGTTTTTGCAGGTTATGTTTTTTTGCGGGCCGATAGTATGATCTTCCTGCCACAGCCTGCTAGCTATCGGGATAGTGCGGCAGTTCTCAAAGTCCCAGTTACAGACCAACTCCACATTTCTGCTGTTTACCTGCCCAATCTCCAGGCTGACTACACGATTCTCTACATTCACGGCAATGCGGAGGATCTGGGGGATATTCGGCCCATGCTGGAGCGGTTACAGGGGTGGGGCTTCAGCGTCTTTGCCTATGACTATCGGGGCTATGGTACCAGCGACGGCAAGCCCAGTGAGCAAAATGCTTACCAGGATGCCGCTGCGGCCTACCGCTACCTGACCCAGACTCTGAAAGTGCCACCGGAGCGGATTATCGTCTACGGTCGTTCTGTCGGTGGAGGCTCTGCGACGGAACTAGCCAACCGGTACTCGATCGCCGGCCTGGTTTTGCAAAGCACCTTCACGTCTGCGTTTCGAGTTGTTGTCCCGATCCCCATTCTGCCTTTCGACAAATTTCCCAACCTGCGTCACCTCCGCCAGGTGAAATGCCCCGTCCTGGTGATGCATGGCCAGGCTGATGAGGTGGTGCCCTTCAGCCACGGTCAGCGGCTTTACGACGCAGTTCCTGGCCCCAAGCTATCCCTGTGGGTGGCAGAGGCGATGCACAATGACTTTAACGAAGTTGCAGGCGATCGGCTACGACTGGCCCTCCTGGACTTTCAGCAGTTGATCGAACGCAAGTAGGGTGATGCCAGATGCTGGTGAACTAGCGTTTCTGATTAAATTTAGCCCGTAGATCCTCCAGGGTTGGTTCTGACTCTTTGTCCTGCTTATCGTTGGCCCCTTGCTTACCCTTAGATGCCTGCTGGTTCTGGGGCTTCTGAGTCTGAGGTTTCTGGATCTGGTTTTTGGGGCTCTGGGGCTTGGGAGCCGCTTCCATTGTCCCCCCCGATCGCATGGAGAGGCTGATTCGCTTCAGAGCCTCATTCACCTCCAGCACCCGCACCTTCACCACCTGTCCGACTTTGACGATTTGCTTCGGGTCACTCACGAAGCGATCGGCCAATTGGGACACATGCACCAACCCATCCTGATGCACACCAATATCCACAAAGGCCCCGAAGTTAGCGACGTTTGTGACCACCCCTTCCAACTCCATGCCTACCGTAAGATCGGAGATTTCCTTTACCCCTTCCTTAAAAGTGGCGTACTTGAACTCAGCGCGGGGATCTCGTCCTGGTTTTTCCAGCTCAGCCAGAATATCCCGCAGGGTTGGTTCCCCCACTTTCTCTGTGACATACTTTTTTAGGTCAGAGGGTTTCAACCTGGCAGCGATCTGGGTGACTTCCGTCAGAGGGACCTGCAGGTCAGCCGCGATCGCCTGCACCACCCCGTAGCTCTCCGGGTGAACAGCGGTATTATCCAGGGGATTATCTCCCTGGCGAATCCGCAGAAATCCAGCAGCCTGTTCAAAAGCTTTAGGACCGAGTTTAGGGACTTTCAGAAGTTGGCGACGATCGCGAAAAGCGCCATGTTCATTACGGTAAGTGACAATGTTATTCGCCACAGCCGGAGTAATGCCCGAAACAAAGGTCAGAAGTTCCTTCGAGGCCATGTTCAGATCTACACCGACATGGTTCACACAACTCTCCACCGTTTCATCCAGTTTCCGCTTCAGCAACTTCTGATCGACATCATGCTGATATTGACCCACGCCAATGGACTTGGGATCAATCTTGACCAGTTCAGCTAGGGGATCTTGCAGGCGACGACCGATACTGACGGAGCCCCGCACCGTCACATCCTGATCCGGGAATTCCGCGATCGCCACCGGACTGGCTGAATAGACCGAGGCACCGGCTTCATTTACCATCACTGCGATCGGTTGGCGATCCAGGGTTTTCAGGATCTCCCGCACAAACTCCTCCGTTTCCCGACCCGCAGTGCCATTGCCGATCGCAATCAGCTCGACCTGGTACCGCTGAATCAGGGTGATCAGAGTCCGACCTGCCTGAGCCCGCTGCCCTTCTCCCTGGTGAGGAAAAATCGTCTGATATTCCAGAAACTTACCCGTCTGATCCAGAACCACCACCTTGCAACCGGTGCGGAACCCTGGATCGATCGCCAGGGTGGGTTTCATGCCTGCCGGAGCCGCCAACAGCAGTTCCCGCAGGTTGGCTTCAAAAGTCTGAATCGACGCAATATCCGCCTCGGCTTTTTTCAGGGATCGAACTTCTGTGATCAGGGAATTCTTCATCAGTCGATCGAAGGCATCTGCCAACAGCTCCCGATAGAAGGTCCGGACCGCTGGAGTTTTAGCCCGAATTTCTGCACCTTCCAGATAGGTCAGCACCTGCACCCGATCGAACTCCAGAGCCACATCCAGAATGTTCTCTGCTTCTCCCCGATACAGGGCCAGCAGATTGTGGGGGGCGATCGCCTTCACAGTGGCCTGGAAATTCCGGTACATCTCGAACTTGGTGGTTCCCTCTGGGTAGTCAGATTTCACCCGTGACACCAGCATTCCGGA belongs to Leptolyngbya sp. 'hensonii' and includes:
- the secE gene encoding preprotein translocase subunit SecE, giving the protein MVKKDVVKEDVQAQAAKSDFNALAFLQETKEELDKVVWPSRQQLISESLAVILMVILSATLIYLVDNFFSWAAKQVFG
- the nusG gene encoding transcription termination/antitermination protein NusG is translated as MTFSTDDPHDLPQMEDVPDELSGSIARWYAVQVASSCEKKVKANLEQRIQTMDVGEKILQVEIPQTPAVKFRQGSKPQSTEEKIFPGYVLIRMILDDETWMVVKNTPNVINFVGAEQKRRYGRGRGHVTPVPLSSTEVERIFKQAQDQKPVVKIDMASGDKILVLSGPFKDFEGEVIEVSPERSKLKALLSIFGRDTPVELEFNQVQKQS
- the rplK gene encoding 50S ribosomal protein L11, which codes for MAKKVVAVIKLAITAGKANPAPPIGPALGQHGVNIMMFCKEYNARTADQAGLVVPVEISVYEDRSFTFVLKTPPASVLICKTLGLERGSSDPKKKKIGTLTKAQLREIAQTKMPDLNANDIEAAMKIIEGTARNMGVSIAD
- the rplA gene encoding 50S ribosomal protein L1; the encoded protein is MSRRLRELSKKVEPKAYEPLEALRLLKETATAKFSESAEAHIRLGIDPKYTDQQLRTTVVLPKGTGLTKRIAVIARGEKVNEASTSGADIAGSEELIQEIQKGMMDFDVLIATPDMMPKVASLGKLLGPRGLMPSPKGGTVTFDLAQAISEFKAGKLEFRADKSGIVHVLFGKASFPEDDLLVNLKALQETIDRNRPSGAKGRYWRSVYISATMGPSIQMDINLLRDLKFSDAA
- the rplJ gene encoding 50S ribosomal protein L10, whose protein sequence is MGRTLEDKKQIVAELKGHLDQAQMALIVDYKGLKVSEITDLRKRLRASGTVCTVTKNTLMQIAIDGNASWQPMSEFLSQSSAFLFVKEDIGGAIKAYQDFQKATKKTELRGGVMEGRALNPEDVKAIGDLPSKEQLMAQVAGAINSLTAKVAIGINEIPGSLARAIKAISEKEAA
- the rplL gene encoding 50S ribosomal protein L7/L12; protein product: MSAVAEIVEKLKTLTLLEAAELVKQIEETFGVSAAAPVGAMMMAAPGAAAPVEEVEEQTEFTVMLEEVPADKKISVLKVVRSITGLGLKEAKDLVESTPKAVKEGVSKDDAAAAKKELEEAGGKVSIK
- a CDS encoding alpha/beta hydrolase translates to MGQLKSLLMGKLSWKRAVRSLVLIYGVFAGYVFLRADSMIFLPQPASYRDSAAVLKVPVTDQLHISAVYLPNLQADYTILYIHGNAEDLGDIRPMLERLQGWGFSVFAYDYRGYGTSDGKPSEQNAYQDAAAAYRYLTQTLKVPPERIIVYGRSVGGGSATELANRYSIAGLVLQSTFTSAFRVVVPIPILPFDKFPNLRHLRQVKCPVLVMHGQADEVVPFSHGQRLYDAVPGPKLSLWVAEAMHNDFNEVAGDRLRLALLDFQQLIERK
- a CDS encoding Tex family protein, which translates into the protein MLNISQLLADELSLQPLQISNALELFAEGATVPFIARYRKERTGEMTETQLRDLLERHTYLTELEERKRSILAEIGQQDKLTPELQAKIVACLQKTELEDLYLPFRPKRRTRATVAREKGLEPLATWIKSLNIPQTTAVDLDTEAGKYLSEEKGVKTVAEALRGAADILAEEVAEKAEHRAYLRDFLVESGMLVSRVKSDYPEGTTKFEMYRNFQATVKAIAPHNLLALYRGEAENILDVALEFDRVQVLTYLEGAEIRAKTPAVRTFYRELLADAFDRLMKNSLITEVRSLKKAEADIASIQTFEANLRELLLAAPAGMKPTLAIDPGFRTGCKVVVLDQTGKFLEYQTIFPHQGEGQRAQAGRTLITLIQRYQVELIAIGNGTAGRETEEFVREILKTLDRQPIAVMVNEAGASVYSASPVAIAEFPDQDVTVRGSVSIGRRLQDPLAELVKIDPKSIGVGQYQHDVDQKLLKRKLDETVESCVNHVGVDLNMASKELLTFVSGITPAVANNIVTYRNEHGAFRDRRQLLKVPKLGPKAFEQAAGFLRIRQGDNPLDNTAVHPESYGVVQAIAADLQVPLTEVTQIAARLKPSDLKKYVTEKVGEPTLRDILAELEKPGRDPRAEFKYATFKEGVKEISDLTVGMELEGVVTNVANFGAFVDIGVHQDGLVHVSQLADRFVSDPKQIVKVGQVVKVRVLEVNEALKRISLSMRSGGTMEAAPKPQSPKNQIQKPQTQKPQNQQASKGKQGANDKQDKESEPTLEDLRAKFNQKR